TGAGTCCAAATGACAACGAAATAAAAACCAACCTAGAATTCGCTAGAAAAATGGCCATTGACGATATCAAAGTAATTCCAAAAGTGGGTTTCAACAAACTCCTAGCTGACTTTACTTCAAAGTATCATTACGACACTTGGGCTTGGATTGCAGTTGTTTTTGCTTTCTTGTTTTTACTCTTTTTTGTGGGCTATTATTTTTCACAGAAAACCATTTTGAAACGTGTTTTCTTTATTGGAATGTTCTTTTGGTTGTTAGGGATTTTTCTGAGTGCAGCTTCTGGATTCTATGAAAAAAGCAGAAATGAAAACGAAAGACCTGCTATAATTTTTGCTGAAAGCACACCCCTTAAAAGCGAACCAAAAGCAAGTGGTCAAGAAGCAACCTTACTTCACGAAGGAACAAAAGTCTACATTCTAGAAAGCATTGCTAACTGGAAAAAAGTAGAACTCACCGACGAAACTACAGGTTGGATTGAGGATGGCACAATTAAAGAAATTAAAAATTAGCCTTTCAAAATAACAAAGTATCTTTGCCAAAATTTAAATCAAGAAGCATAAGTCTTTTCTCTTGCTTCTTTTTTCTTTTATCAAAATTATGTCAAGAGACGAACAATTAAAAAACCGCTGGGACAAAGTCGTTGAAATCCTTTCTAATCAGTTTGCTGAAGGAGATGTATTGGATTTGGACGCTATTATATATCTAATCGGAGTTCAAGAGTTAGGAAAAATACACCAAACTTTCAAAAAAGACGAAAAACTCAATCTGATGCACATTGCCATCTGCCGTTTATTAGAACCTTATGGTTTCTATGAATTCGATTTTTTTGACAAAGAAGGTTGGCCTCATTACAAAGTCAAAGAAGAATTACCTCCATTGAAAGCTGGAGAACAATCAGTCTTAATGAAAGAAGCCATTGTGAATTATTTCGTGGAAAGAGAAGTGATTGATTAAAAACTTCCAACTTCCAACTTCTAACTTCCAACTTTTCCCTAAATTTGCACCTTCAACGACCCGAGCCTTTGGGCGAATTGTATGAA
The window above is part of the Flavobacterium sp. N1994 genome. Proteins encoded here:
- a CDS encoding tetratricopeptide repeat protein, coding for MKKILILLLFVSQVFWAQSAFDQGNQFYQKENYQAAITSFESVLNTGKQSAELYFNLGNCYYKIHKVAPAIYNYEKALLLSPNDNEIKTNLEFARKMAIDDIKVIPKVGFNKLLADFTSKYHYDTWAWIAVVFAFLFLLFFVGYYFSQKTILKRVFFIGMFFWLLGIFLSAASGFYEKSRNENERPAIIFAESTPLKSEPKASGQEATLLHEGTKVYILESIANWKKVELTDETTGWIEDGTIKEIKN